A part of Streptomyces sp. NBC_01451 genomic DNA contains:
- a CDS encoding DUF445 domain-containing protein produces the protein MERTRTASEDATEGGDGRRRTRAAPVAPAGTVPGRAMTSFSPADEERRRGVRRMKLTATGLLLFVAVVYVLAKWAGEQGAGAWTGYVAAAAEAGMVGALADWFAVTALFRHPLGLPIPHTAIIPTKKDQLGVSLGEFVGENFLSQDVVRERLRAVGIGSRLGTWLAEPEHADRVTAELSAALRGALTVLRDSDVQAVVGEAVTRRADAQEIAPGIGKMLEKVVVDGGHKRVVDLICVRAHDWLVVHEEEVMGAVQGGAPGWTPKFVDKKVGERVYKELLRFVTEMRDAPSHPARGALDRFLTDFASDLQSDTDTRARVERLKTEVLGRGEVQDLIASAWTAVRSMIVSAAEDERSELRLRVRASLLSLGSRMAVDSRLQNKVDGWVEGAAVYVVTTYQGEITSLITDTVAGWDAEHTTKKIEAHIGRDLQFIRINGTVVGSLAGLLIYVVSRAVGV, from the coding sequence ATGGAACGGACGAGAACGGCATCAGAGGACGCGACCGAAGGAGGCGACGGGCGGCGGCGCACCCGAGCCGCGCCCGTCGCCCCCGCCGGTACGGTCCCGGGCCGTGCCATGACCTCCTTCAGCCCCGCCGACGAGGAGCGCCGACGCGGGGTGCGCCGGATGAAGCTCACGGCGACCGGGCTGCTGCTCTTCGTCGCCGTCGTGTACGTCCTCGCCAAGTGGGCCGGTGAGCAGGGCGCCGGTGCCTGGACGGGGTATGTCGCGGCGGCGGCCGAGGCGGGCATGGTCGGTGCGCTGGCCGACTGGTTCGCGGTCACCGCCCTCTTCCGCCATCCCCTCGGCCTGCCCATCCCGCACACCGCGATCATCCCCACCAAGAAGGACCAACTCGGCGTCTCCCTGGGTGAGTTCGTCGGCGAGAACTTCCTCTCCCAGGATGTCGTACGGGAGCGGCTGCGGGCGGTGGGCATCGGCAGCCGTCTCGGTACGTGGCTGGCCGAGCCGGAGCACGCCGACCGGGTCACGGCGGAGCTGTCGGCGGCCCTGCGCGGGGCGCTCACCGTCCTCCGCGACTCCGACGTCCAGGCGGTCGTCGGCGAGGCCGTCACCCGGCGGGCCGACGCCCAGGAGATCGCGCCCGGGATAGGGAAGATGCTGGAGAAGGTCGTCGTGGACGGCGGCCACAAACGCGTCGTCGACCTGATCTGCGTCCGCGCCCACGACTGGCTCGTCGTGCACGAGGAGGAGGTCATGGGCGCCGTGCAGGGCGGCGCGCCCGGCTGGACGCCCAAGTTCGTCGACAAGAAGGTCGGCGAGCGCGTCTACAAGGAGTTGCTGCGCTTCGTCACCGAGATGCGCGACGCCCCCTCCCACCCGGCACGCGGCGCCCTGGACCGTTTCCTCACCGACTTCGCCTCCGACCTCCAGTCCGACACGGACACGCGCGCGCGTGTCGAGCGGCTGAAGACCGAGGTGTTGGGGCGCGGCGAGGTCCAGGACCTGATCGCGTCCGCCTGGACGGCCGTACGCTCGATGATCGTCTCGGCGGCCGAGGACGAGCGCAGCGAACTGCGGCTGCGCGTACGGGCGTCGCTGCTGTCGCTGGGGTCCCGGATGGCCGTCGACTCCAGACTGCAGAACAAGGTGGACGGCTGGGTGGAGGGCGCGGCGGTGTACGTCGTGACGACCTACCAGGGCGAGATCACCTCCCTGATCACGGACACGGTCGCGGGCTGGGACGCCGAGCACACGACGAAGAAGATCGAGGCGCACATCGGCCGCGACCTCCAGTTCATCCGCATCAACGGCACGGTGGTCGGTTCACTGGCGGGGCTGCTCATCTATGTGGTGTCGCGGGCGGTGGGGGTGTAG